In a single window of the Littorina saxatilis isolate snail1 linkage group LG3, US_GU_Lsax_2.0, whole genome shotgun sequence genome:
- the LOC138961878 gene encoding uncharacterized protein — translation MNGLSFFSLATVFLAGVVRGEMFDCVNYEHTKVCTLDLVPFCLTNSTIVSGRCDAQRAVCLEKATIDETFSACSKQSHSNFDCDQFNPMVCARDAIPFCLTNGTILRGSCFAKRAVCLDKQTVDDDFSSCNQASLRDNNMDDGNTATSLSATLSLLVSLLFSTLL, via the exons ATGAACGGGTTGAGCTTCTTCAGTTTGGCTACGGTGTTCTTGGCCG GTGTGGTGAGGGGGGAGATGTTTGACTGTGTCAACTACGAACACACCAAAGTCTGCACGCTGGACTTAGTCCCGTTCTGCTTGACCAACAGCACCATCGTCAGTGGACGCTGCGATGCCCAGCGCGCCGTCTGTCT AGAGAAGGCGACGATCGACGAGACGTTCTCCGCGTGTTCCAAGCAGAGCCACAGCAACTTTGACTGTGACCAGTTCAACCCCATGGTGTGTGCAAGGGACGCTATCCCCTTCTGTTTGACTAACGGCACCATCCTCAGGGGGAGCTGCTTCGCCAAGAGGGCCGTCTGTCT AGATAAGCAGACGGTGGATGACGACTTCTCCTCGTGTAACCAGGCCAGTCTCAGGGACAACAACATGGATGATGGCAACACAGCAACCTCTCTTTCTGCAACCCTCTCTCTTCTCGTTTCACTTCTCTTCTCCACTCTGCTGTAA